Proteins from a genomic interval of Sandaracinaceae bacterium:
- a CDS encoding VWA domain-containing protein, with protein sequence MSDERRARWRLVLGRYAKRHLPDDVLSATDARAGRALDYLYGREGAGRGELQAVGADGRGGGLEPSALTIPRWIAEVRDLFPTDTVQRIQQHALERYRLTGLLDDPETLRDVRPSVELLQTLLALKDDAKPAVLAQIRRLVDRVVEELTERLSREVRQAFSGRIDRFRKSPLKVAQNFDAHRTIRENLRRWDPETQRLLVEAPRFFARVRRELPWHVILCVDQSGSMAPSIIYAAVMAGIFAKLPALRVKLVLFDTSVVDLSEQVDDPTSVILGVQLGGGTNIGQALRYCETLVEDPRRTVLVLVSDFEEGGSPRTLLTITARLASEGVRLLGLAALDEEGTPFFDHGMAERLAAVGMEVAAITPRQLGRWLAEVVR encoded by the coding sequence ATGAGCGACGAGCGGCGCGCGCGCTGGCGGCTCGTGCTGGGGCGCTACGCCAAGCGACACCTGCCTGACGATGTGCTCTCGGCCACCGACGCGCGCGCGGGGCGGGCCCTCGACTACCTCTACGGTCGCGAGGGAGCCGGGCGTGGAGAGCTGCAGGCGGTCGGCGCGGATGGACGAGGAGGGGGCCTCGAACCGAGCGCGCTGACGATTCCGAGGTGGATCGCGGAGGTGCGCGACCTGTTCCCGACCGACACCGTGCAACGCATCCAGCAGCACGCGCTCGAGCGGTACCGCCTCACCGGGTTGCTCGACGACCCCGAGACGTTGCGCGACGTGCGACCGAGCGTGGAGCTGCTCCAGACCCTCCTGGCCCTCAAGGATGACGCGAAGCCGGCGGTGCTGGCGCAGATCCGTCGCCTGGTCGATCGCGTCGTGGAGGAGCTCACCGAGCGGCTCTCTCGCGAGGTGCGCCAGGCGTTCTCGGGTCGGATCGACCGCTTCCGCAAGAGCCCTCTGAAGGTCGCCCAGAACTTCGACGCGCACCGCACCATCCGCGAGAACCTGAGGCGCTGGGATCCGGAGACGCAGCGGCTCCTGGTCGAGGCGCCCCGTTTCTTCGCCCGCGTGCGACGCGAGCTCCCCTGGCACGTGATCCTCTGCGTCGACCAGAGCGGGAGCATGGCGCCCTCCATCATCTACGCGGCGGTGATGGCGGGCATCTTCGCGAAGCTCCCGGCTCTGCGCGTGAAGCTCGTGCTCTTCGACACCTCCGTCGTGGATCTGAGCGAGCAAGTCGACGATCCGACGAGCGTCATCCTCGGCGTGCAGCTCGGCGGCGGGACCAACATCGGCCAGGCCCTTCGCTACTGCGAGACGCTGGTCGAGGACCCACGCCGCACCGTGCTGGTGCTCGTGAGCGACTTCGAGGAGGGCGGCTCGCCGCGGACCCTCCTGACGATCACGGCGCGCCTCGCGTCCGAAGGCGTCCGCCTCCTCGGCCTCGCGGCTCTGGATGAGGAGGGCACGCCGTTCTTCGATCACGGGATGGCGGAGCGGCTGGCCGCGGTGGGTATGGAGGTAGCGGCCATCACGCCACGACAGCTCGGACGGTGGCTGGCAGAGGTAGTGCGGTGA
- a CDS encoding DUF5682 family protein has translation MNETEASVAALKAALDGSPVTFFGVRHHSPVCARGVRDWIRARRPAAVLVEAPADAEASIPLLLDEATVAPVALYLPAERAAAYYPLCDYSPELVALREGRAVGAQLGFIDLPYAHRALGPQSRPVSAQDEAHLARSRYVAELAARTGCRDLDELWDHLFEEGARALDPDGLRWRVAVWCHLARLEYTDAALEADGTLARERAMAWHVRRAMAAHPGAEILVVTGGFHAVQLPHLMDAPLEPPPGGEGEHYVIPYGFAQLDALDGYASGVPAPAFYQRVWEDRADVADLVVEVGREARARGMAGAVSVADELAAATQARQLAALRGHAHPTREDVRDALRSCFVKGEADGIMGLARELFAGDRVGQVPASAGVPPLVADFRRRAEACKLERTSTRRQAVVLEIYRKGSHRTTSRLLHALDLLTVPYAAMIDGPDFIRGVGLERRRERWELYWTPAVEATLIDLAHTGGTLEEACWARLQTKLADAEEAGMGGSLAAATRLLAEACRVGLGDRRALLLDIVERAAREDGGVPSLVAGLRQIDRLVRAGGSLDTRGLETLPELRAVAYRRVCLELRQLSNLNPTAAEEALGAALTLRELVRESPEVFALALFDDALAAITGRDLPAVLRGGAWGVRFSLGSVDEPELAEALRGAVDGATDAQTRVAFVRGLLVAARDTAWRLPAFIETLDATFAEWDGDTFLRSLPELRLAFAELTPREIDRVAEAVAALGHEDLGGLVMMDVAEGEVAFNTRVEQVATAALEAT, from the coding sequence CCCGCGGCGTGCGCGACTGGATCCGCGCGCGTCGACCCGCCGCAGTGCTCGTGGAGGCGCCGGCCGACGCGGAGGCGTCGATCCCGCTCCTCCTCGACGAGGCCACGGTCGCACCCGTCGCCCTCTACCTGCCGGCCGAGCGCGCGGCCGCCTACTATCCGCTCTGCGACTACTCTCCCGAGCTGGTCGCGCTGCGCGAGGGGCGGGCGGTCGGCGCGCAGCTCGGCTTCATCGACCTGCCGTACGCGCACCGCGCCCTCGGGCCACAGTCCCGACCCGTGTCGGCGCAGGACGAGGCGCACCTGGCCCGGAGCCGGTACGTGGCCGAGCTCGCCGCCCGCACCGGGTGTCGTGACCTCGACGAGCTCTGGGACCATCTCTTCGAGGAGGGCGCGCGGGCGCTCGATCCGGACGGGCTGCGGTGGCGCGTGGCCGTGTGGTGCCATCTCGCGCGCCTCGAGTACACGGACGCGGCGCTGGAAGCGGATGGGACGCTGGCGCGTGAGCGCGCGATGGCCTGGCACGTACGGCGGGCGATGGCGGCGCACCCGGGGGCGGAGATCCTCGTCGTGACGGGCGGCTTCCACGCCGTGCAGCTGCCCCATCTGATGGACGCGCCCCTCGAGCCGCCGCCGGGAGGGGAGGGTGAGCACTACGTCATCCCCTACGGGTTCGCGCAGCTCGACGCGCTCGACGGCTATGCCTCGGGCGTGCCCGCGCCGGCGTTCTATCAACGGGTGTGGGAAGACCGCGCGGACGTCGCGGACCTCGTGGTCGAGGTCGGCCGCGAAGCCCGAGCGCGCGGCATGGCGGGCGCGGTCTCGGTCGCGGACGAGCTGGCCGCGGCGACGCAGGCGCGGCAGCTGGCTGCGCTCCGCGGGCACGCACATCCGACCCGCGAGGACGTGCGCGACGCGCTCCGAAGCTGCTTCGTCAAGGGTGAGGCCGACGGGATCATGGGGCTCGCGCGCGAGCTCTTCGCCGGCGACCGGGTAGGGCAGGTCCCGGCCTCGGCGGGGGTGCCGCCGCTGGTCGCAGACTTTCGAAGGCGCGCGGAGGCGTGCAAGCTCGAGCGGACGAGCACGCGCAGGCAGGCCGTCGTGCTCGAGATCTATCGCAAGGGATCGCACCGCACGACGAGCCGGCTGCTGCACGCGCTCGATCTCCTCACCGTTCCCTACGCGGCGATGATCGACGGCCCCGATTTCATCCGCGGCGTCGGTCTCGAGCGCCGCCGCGAGCGCTGGGAGCTCTACTGGACGCCGGCCGTGGAGGCGACGCTGATCGATCTCGCGCACACCGGCGGCACGCTCGAAGAGGCGTGCTGGGCTCGACTCCAGACGAAGCTCGCGGACGCCGAGGAGGCAGGCATGGGAGGCAGCCTCGCCGCCGCTACGCGACTGCTCGCCGAGGCGTGCCGCGTGGGTCTCGGGGACCGGCGCGCGTTGCTGCTCGATATCGTCGAGCGAGCGGCGCGGGAGGACGGCGGGGTGCCCTCTCTCGTGGCGGGGCTGCGTCAGATCGACCGCCTCGTCCGGGCGGGAGGCTCGCTCGACACCCGGGGCCTCGAGACCCTGCCCGAGCTGCGCGCCGTCGCCTACCGGCGCGTCTGCCTGGAGCTTCGGCAGCTCTCGAACCTGAATCCGACGGCGGCTGAGGAGGCGCTGGGCGCAGCGCTGACGCTACGCGAGCTGGTTCGTGAGTCCCCAGAGGTCTTCGCGCTCGCCCTCTTCGACGACGCGCTCGCCGCGATCACCGGGCGCGACCTCCCCGCGGTGCTCCGCGGCGGGGCGTGGGGCGTGCGCTTCTCGCTCGGGTCGGTGGACGAGCCGGAGCTCGCGGAGGCCCTCCGAGGGGCGGTCGACGGTGCGACCGACGCGCAGACGCGGGTGGCGTTCGTACGGGGGCTGCTCGTCGCGGCGAGGGACACAGCGTGGCGGCTGCCCGCGTTCATCGAGACGCTCGACGCGACCTTCGCGGAGTGGGACGGTGACACCTTCCTGCGCAGCCTGCCGGAGCTGCGCCTCGCGTTCGCGGAGCTGACCCCGCGCGAGATCGACCGCGTGGCGGAGGCGGTGGCGGCGCTCGGGCACGAGGACCTCGGTGGCCTCGTGATGATGGACGTGGCCGAAGGCGAGGTCGCCTTCAACACGCGGGTCGAGCAGGTCGCGACCGCCGCGCTGGAGGCGACATGA
- a CDS encoding SWIM zinc finger family protein, which yields MSLKRSLEAYDEAALATLANKGLVRRAKKDLERGVVEEVSIVEEEARVALDGQTVTLDARGPSHARCSCPAAGSCRHILAAVLCLRERFASETGGEETAGEGQLALELLAHPLEAVVKWAGVRAMKSAARMARLDVSEIEEGASVHVTFRDGREVRFLEGAGLDDALYKGASSRRVASVASALLALRARHGLAVPGADGPEALPMVSGALRSRAECVATARERCARLMELGLGRRSDTSTDGLITLSLSCVAANLPRLAGALRECARELHRLGARQPDADSARAFDRIAAADALARALDVDTPRADLIGVHRSEYHPLGDVELMGLGAWRFASSRGYRGVTVAFFCPGDGRVRTWSDARPQGVDPAFDPDARYRGAALWAGLGPPAQACRQRFSLRDAHGNEDGRLGVRGGTAAGAVRDSSPFEVELGDRGHGSWASLRSAVARHVPLGLRRAAANDALYVLRAVALEAVRFDEIQQAMLADLVDAEGDALTLHLSHDPTHERAVRWLASKALSSFQGRMSWLARVQPYGGALRATPLAVWLEDGPARLINLHLDETPAEKLQLPAWRLWRQASKAGTRTRRLLVDRAERDLSPPPAWSDETERAVDWLEDETLAAAESGVATRRDPGRLEASIGELRRRGLTRLAEQGERWRTGRTAPELLALRWSIVVYRQAALRVALAD from the coding sequence GTGAGCCTCAAACGCTCGCTCGAGGCGTACGACGAGGCCGCGCTCGCGACGCTCGCGAACAAGGGGCTCGTGCGCCGCGCGAAGAAGGACCTCGAGCGGGGAGTCGTCGAGGAGGTCTCGATCGTCGAGGAGGAGGCGCGCGTGGCGCTCGACGGGCAGACCGTCACCCTCGACGCGCGCGGGCCCAGCCACGCTCGCTGTAGCTGTCCGGCGGCGGGCAGCTGTCGTCACATCTTGGCGGCCGTGCTCTGTCTCCGAGAGCGCTTCGCGTCGGAGACCGGGGGGGAAGAGACCGCGGGTGAAGGTCAGCTCGCGCTCGAGTTGCTCGCCCACCCGCTCGAGGCCGTGGTGAAGTGGGCGGGCGTGCGTGCGATGAAGAGCGCGGCCAGGATGGCGCGCCTCGACGTCTCCGAGATCGAGGAAGGCGCGTCGGTTCACGTCACTTTTCGCGATGGTCGCGAGGTGCGGTTCCTGGAGGGCGCGGGCCTCGACGACGCCCTCTACAAAGGCGCGAGCAGCCGGCGCGTCGCGTCCGTGGCGAGCGCACTGCTGGCGCTCCGGGCGCGCCACGGTCTCGCGGTGCCGGGCGCGGACGGACCCGAGGCGCTGCCCATGGTTTCCGGCGCCTTGCGCAGCCGCGCGGAGTGCGTCGCGACGGCGCGAGAGCGCTGCGCGCGGCTGATGGAGCTCGGTCTCGGCCGCCGCTCCGATACGAGCACCGACGGGCTGATCACGCTGTCGCTCTCCTGCGTGGCCGCGAACCTGCCGCGCCTCGCCGGCGCGCTGCGCGAGTGCGCGCGTGAGCTGCACCGGCTCGGCGCGCGGCAGCCCGACGCAGATTCCGCGCGCGCGTTCGACCGGATCGCCGCAGCCGACGCGTTGGCCCGCGCCCTCGACGTAGACACGCCGAGGGCGGATCTGATCGGCGTGCATCGGTCCGAGTACCACCCCCTGGGAGACGTCGAGTTGATGGGCCTGGGCGCGTGGCGCTTCGCATCCAGCCGCGGATACCGCGGCGTCACCGTCGCGTTCTTCTGTCCCGGCGATGGACGCGTTCGCACCTGGAGCGATGCGAGGCCTCAGGGGGTCGATCCGGCCTTCGACCCCGACGCTCGCTACCGCGGCGCGGCCTTGTGGGCAGGGCTGGGCCCACCGGCTCAGGCGTGTCGTCAGCGCTTCTCTCTCCGTGATGCGCACGGCAATGAAGACGGCCGGCTCGGGGTCCGCGGCGGGACGGCGGCAGGCGCGGTGCGGGACAGCTCGCCGTTCGAGGTGGAGCTCGGCGATCGCGGTCACGGTTCCTGGGCGAGCCTGCGGTCGGCGGTCGCGAGGCACGTCCCGCTCGGCCTGCGTCGCGCGGCGGCCAACGACGCGCTCTACGTGTTGCGCGCCGTCGCGCTCGAGGCAGTGCGCTTCGACGAGATCCAGCAGGCGATGCTTGCAGACCTCGTCGACGCGGAGGGTGACGCCTTGACTCTGCACCTGAGCCACGACCCCACCCACGAGCGTGCCGTCCGCTGGCTGGCCAGCAAGGCGCTGTCGAGCTTCCAGGGCCGGATGAGCTGGCTCGCTCGGGTTCAGCCCTACGGTGGCGCGCTGCGGGCGACGCCACTGGCGGTCTGGCTCGAGGACGGTCCAGCGCGCCTGATCAACCTCCACCTCGACGAGACCCCGGCCGAGAAGCTTCAGCTGCCTGCATGGAGACTCTGGCGGCAGGCGAGCAAGGCGGGGACCCGGACGCGACGTCTGCTCGTCGACAGGGCCGAGCGCGATCTGTCGCCTCCCCCGGCGTGGTCGGACGAGACCGAGCGCGCGGTGGATTGGCTCGAAGACGAGACGCTGGCCGCCGCTGAATCAGGTGTGGCGACGCGGCG